Proteins found in one Aliidongia dinghuensis genomic segment:
- a CDS encoding ABC transporter ATP-binding protein, protein MSQPLLDVPLLEVQGLVKQFPASGGGVVKAVDDVSFAMMRGEVLGLVGESGSGKTTTGRAILRLVEPTAGRVLFDGADITHLARPELRAYRRRMQIIFQDPYASLNPRRKVKDAIGEAFVIHGIGTSADRRDRIAALLERVGLPADAMERFPHEFSGGQRQRIGIARALAVEPQFIVADEPVSALDVSVQAQVVNLLKDLQAELGLTVLFIAHDLAVVQYISDRIAVLYLGRIMEIATSEQLYARPRHPYTEALLAAAPVPDPTRRRERAPLQGDIPSPLNPPSGCVFRTRCPYATEACAATVPPLVEVEPGHMKACIRDDIL, encoded by the coding sequence ATGAGCCAGCCCCTGCTCGATGTCCCCCTTCTCGAAGTCCAGGGCCTCGTCAAGCAATTCCCCGCGAGCGGCGGCGGCGTGGTCAAGGCGGTCGACGACGTGAGCTTCGCCATGATGCGCGGCGAGGTGCTAGGCCTCGTCGGCGAGTCCGGCAGCGGCAAGACCACGACCGGCCGTGCCATCCTGCGCCTGGTCGAGCCGACGGCCGGCCGCGTGCTGTTCGACGGCGCCGACATCACCCATCTGGCGCGCCCCGAGCTCCGCGCCTATCGCCGGCGCATGCAGATCATCTTCCAGGACCCGTACGCGAGCCTCAATCCGCGCCGCAAGGTCAAGGACGCGATCGGCGAGGCGTTCGTCATCCACGGCATCGGCACCAGTGCCGACCGGCGCGACCGGATCGCAGCCTTGCTCGAGCGGGTGGGCTTGCCGGCCGACGCCATGGAGCGTTTCCCGCACGAATTCTCCGGCGGCCAGCGCCAGCGCATCGGCATCGCCCGGGCGCTTGCGGTCGAGCCGCAGTTCATCGTCGCCGACGAGCCGGTCTCGGCGCTCGACGTCTCGGTCCAGGCCCAGGTCGTGAACCTCTTGAAGGACCTGCAGGCGGAACTGGGCCTGACCGTCCTGTTCATCGCCCACGACCTGGCGGTCGTGCAGTACATCAGCGACCGGATCGCCGTGCTCTATCTGGGCCGGATCATGGAGATCGCGACCAGCGAGCAGCTCTACGCCCGGCCGCGCCATCCTTATACCGAGGCGCTGCTGGCCGCCGCCCCCGTGCCGGACCCGACGCGGCGGCGCGAACGGGCGCCGCTGCAGGGCGACATCCCGAGCCCGCTCAACCCACCGTCCGGCTGCGTATTCCGGACGCGCTGCCCCTACGCGACGGAGGCTTGCGCCGCGACCGTGCCGCCGCTCGTCGAGGTCGAGCCCGGCCACATGAAGGCCTGCATCCGCGACGACATCCTCTAG
- a CDS encoding ABC transporter ATP-binding protein: protein MAAEKTVGTPGAEPLLEVEGLKTWFRVEGGTAKSVDGVTFTLHRGETLAVVGESGSGKSVTSLSIMRLIPEPPGRIVEGAIRLKGRDGVVRDLAQLAEPAMRRIRGNEIGMIFQEPMTSLNPVYTVGDQIGETLRRHQGLSKRAAYDRAVEMLAKVGIPDPARRAAEYPHRMSGGMRQRVMIAMALACGPAVLIADEPTTALDVTIQAQILDLMRRLQVELGMSILFITHNLGVVAEIADRVAVMYAGRVVEEGDVHAVFARPRHPYTRALLASMPVMGSRDRLAAIPGQVPSAANLPEGCAFAPRCPLATDACRAAPPPLEDTGEGHRVRCIRWRDA, encoded by the coding sequence GAAGACGGTGGGGACGCCCGGGGCCGAGCCGCTGCTCGAGGTCGAAGGCTTGAAGACCTGGTTCCGGGTCGAGGGCGGCACGGCCAAGTCGGTCGACGGCGTCACCTTCACGCTCCACCGCGGCGAGACCCTGGCCGTGGTCGGCGAATCCGGCAGCGGCAAGTCGGTCACGAGCCTGTCGATCATGCGGCTCATCCCGGAGCCGCCGGGCCGGATCGTCGAAGGCGCGATCCGGCTCAAGGGTCGCGACGGCGTCGTGCGCGACCTGGCGCAGCTCGCCGAGCCGGCGATGCGCCGGATCCGCGGCAACGAGATCGGCATGATCTTCCAGGAGCCGATGACCAGCCTCAACCCGGTCTATACGGTCGGCGATCAGATCGGCGAGACGCTGCGCCGCCACCAGGGGCTTTCGAAGCGCGCCGCCTATGACCGGGCGGTCGAGATGCTGGCCAAGGTCGGCATCCCTGATCCCGCGCGCCGCGCGGCCGAATATCCGCATCGCATGTCGGGCGGCATGCGCCAGCGCGTCATGATCGCGATGGCCTTGGCGTGCGGCCCGGCCGTGCTCATCGCCGACGAGCCGACGACCGCGCTCGATGTTACGATCCAGGCGCAGATCCTCGACCTGATGCGCCGGCTGCAGGTCGAGCTCGGCATGAGCATCCTGTTCATCACCCATAATCTGGGCGTCGTGGCCGAGATCGCCGACCGGGTCGCGGTCATGTATGCGGGCCGCGTGGTCGAGGAGGGCGACGTCCATGCCGTCTTCGCCCGGCCGCGCCATCCCTATACGCGGGCGCTCCTCGCCAGCATGCCGGTCATGGGCAGCCGCGACCGGCTCGCCGCCATCCCGGGCCAGGTGCCGAGTGCGGCGAACCTGCCCGAGGGCTGCGCCTTCGCGCCGCGCTGCCCGCTCGCCACCGACGCCTGCCGTGCGGCACCGCCGCCGCTCGAGGACACGGGCGAGGGCCACCGCGTGCGCTGCATCCGCTGGAGGGACGCATGA